One genomic region from Drosophila subpulchrella strain 33 F10 #4 breed RU33 chromosome 2R, RU_Dsub_v1.1 Primary Assembly, whole genome shotgun sequence encodes:
- the LOC119550126 gene encoding probable inactive protein kinase DDB_G0270444 isoform X8 — MSGDVQPRKRKDKRRKRDDRKSEGDVTVLRQSSFQDDDESSHGVHITKMGNEDLHLHVHHEHGTGGHWCAKIIFFALMAVLLGLVGLIIMENRGLEDLDTPLSESRFSKVFDGWVDEHRDEHDAHDVHEPSGEALDDHDDHDDHDDHEEEEEEPLSEELEEEPEEEEEEPTEEEEPEADEDEQEEDEEDEENNAGENITAEDAEEEDEDNEDEGTVEATVEATTEATTEATAEYEAEDEEEDEDEAPADEDDAVESTEAPLLEAEEQEEDDEDEEEQEVEESVEPPISQSAAQSAPAQDDNDEDDDEDQDNKDDEDDDDDFESLDQQFENEPEESKPAKAVDSQEQDQNQDDGEEPKEEGSSWLASLAVKFGVGVALALVSRLVLIRKSPNTNEDEPAPEAILRRRLTIATAEDHIPDDVEELPLLDDDEYSEEEIEIEEEIEVEISDIEEEEEARHDSDDNVASMANYVPETFEQLSAMYKLVQEHAKETKPEEKEKKEPEQPAGASDIYVEYEDGAIEDYEHEGDSEDEEITDEEDEISDVDDADLMNRLEAKYGRLPVKEFESDPDSDDPSWTQIKPKEAAAAPPAEKEDPFEQELRKANEEMIRELNNH, encoded by the exons ATGTCGGGCGATGTGCAGCCGCGAAAGCGTAAGGATAAGCGCCGGAAACGCG ATGATCGCAAATCCGAGGGCGATGTGACTGTTCTGCGTCAGTCCAGCTTTCAAG ATGACGACGAATCTTCGCACGGCGTTCACATTACAAAGATGGGAAACGAAGATCTTCACCTGCACGTGCACCACGAACACGGGACCGGTGGTCATTGGTGTGCCAAGATCATATTCTTCGCTCTGATGGCGGTGTTACTGGGTTTGGTGGGTCTGATCATCATGGAGAACCGCGGACTGGAGGATC TGGACACTCCCTTATCGGAATCACGTTTCTCTAAAGTTTTTGATGGCTGGGTGGACGAACATCGGGATGAGCATGATGCCCATGATGTGCATGAACCCTCTGGTGAGGCTTTGGATGATCACGATGATCACGATGACCATGATGATCATGAAGAAGAAG AAGAAGAACCCCTATCAGAGGAATTAGAAGAAGAACCggaagaggaggaggaagagCCTACTGAGGAGGAGGAACCAGAGGCAGATGAAGATGAGCAGGAAGAAGATGAAGAAGATGAGGAGAACAATGCGGGCGAAAACATAACCGCCGAGGATGCAGAGGAAGAAGATGAGGATAACGAGGATGAGGGCACTGTGGAGGCCACTGTGGAAGCCACCACTGAAGCCACTACTGAAGCCACTGCGGAATATGAAGCTGAAGACGAGGAAGAGGATGAGGATGAAGCTCCAGCTGATGAGGATGATGCAGTAGAATCTACAGAAGCCCCTCTGTTAGAAGCTGAAGAG CAGGAGGAAGATGATGAGGATGAGGAAGAGCAGGAGGTAGAAGAGTCTGTAGAGCCACCAATATCACAGTCGGCAGCACAAAGTGCTCCAGCTCAAGATGATAACGATGAAGATGATGATGAG gaCCAAGATAACAAAGATGATGAGGACGACGATGACGACTTTGAGTCCCTGGATCAGCAGTTTGAAAACGAACCCGAGGAATCGAAGCCAGCAAAGGCAGTAGATAGCCAGGAGCAGGATCAGAACCAGGACGATGGGGAGGAGCCCAAGGAAGAGGGCTCCTCTTGGTTGGCATCCC TTGCCGTTAAATTTGGCGTTGGCGTTGCACTTGCCTTAGTTTCACGCCTTGTATTGATAAGGAAAAGTCCAAATACAA ACGAGGATGAGCCCGCTCCAGAGGCCATACTGAGGCGAAGATTGACGATTGCCACGGCCGAGGATCATATACCAGACGATGTGGAGGAGCTGCCCCTGCTGGACGACGATG AATACTCCGAGGAGGAAATCGAAATCGAAGAGGAGATCGAGGTGGAGATCAGCGACatcgaggaggaggaggaagccCGCCACGATAGCGATGACAATGTGGCCTCCATGGCCAACTATGTGCCCGAAACCTTTGAGCAACTGAGTGCCATGTACAAGTTGGTCCAGGAGCATGCTAAGGAAACCAAACCCGAGGAGAAGGAAAAAAAGGAGCCGGAACAGCCGGCTGGAGCTAGCGACATCTATGTGGAGTACGAGGACGGGGCGATTGAGGATTACGAGCATGAGGGGGATAGCGAGGATGAGGAGATCACCGACGAGGAGGACGAGATCTCCGACGTGGACGATGCCGATCTGATGAACCGGCTGGAGGCCAAATACGGCCGCCTGCCCGTCAAGGAGTTCGAAAGCGATCCGGACTCCGACGACCCCAGCTGGACAC AGATAAAGCCGAAAGAAGCTGCAGCTGCTCCACCCGCGGAGAAAGAGGATCCTTTTGAGCAGGAGTTGCGCAAGGCCAACGAGGAGATGATTAGGGAG CTCAACAATCACTAA
- the LOC119550126 gene encoding FK506-binding protein 5 isoform X11 produces the protein MSGDVQPRKRKDKRRKRDDRKSEGDVTVLRQSSFQDDDESSHGVHITKMGNEDLHLHVHHEHGTGGHWCAKIIFFALMAVLLGLVGLIIMENRGLEDLDTPLSESRFSKVFDGWVDEHRDEHDAHDVHEPSGEALDDHDDHDDHDDHEEEEEEPLSEELEEEPEEEEEEPTEEEEPEADEDEQEEDEEDEENNAGENITAEDAEEEDEDNEDEGTVEATVEATTEATTEATAEYEAEDEEEDEDEAPADEDDAVESTEAPLLEAEEQEEDDEDEEEQEVEESVEPPISQSAAQSAPAQDDNDEDDDEDQDNKDDEDDDDDFESLDQQFENEPEESKPAKAVDSQEQDQNQDDGEEPKEEGSSWLASQIKPKEAAAAPPAEKEDPFEQELRKANEEMIRELNNH, from the exons ATGTCGGGCGATGTGCAGCCGCGAAAGCGTAAGGATAAGCGCCGGAAACGCG ATGATCGCAAATCCGAGGGCGATGTGACTGTTCTGCGTCAGTCCAGCTTTCAAG ATGACGACGAATCTTCGCACGGCGTTCACATTACAAAGATGGGAAACGAAGATCTTCACCTGCACGTGCACCACGAACACGGGACCGGTGGTCATTGGTGTGCCAAGATCATATTCTTCGCTCTGATGGCGGTGTTACTGGGTTTGGTGGGTCTGATCATCATGGAGAACCGCGGACTGGAGGATC TGGACACTCCCTTATCGGAATCACGTTTCTCTAAAGTTTTTGATGGCTGGGTGGACGAACATCGGGATGAGCATGATGCCCATGATGTGCATGAACCCTCTGGTGAGGCTTTGGATGATCACGATGATCACGATGACCATGATGATCATGAAGAAGAAG AAGAAGAACCCCTATCAGAGGAATTAGAAGAAGAACCggaagaggaggaggaagagCCTACTGAGGAGGAGGAACCAGAGGCAGATGAAGATGAGCAGGAAGAAGATGAAGAAGATGAGGAGAACAATGCGGGCGAAAACATAACCGCCGAGGATGCAGAGGAAGAAGATGAGGATAACGAGGATGAGGGCACTGTGGAGGCCACTGTGGAAGCCACCACTGAAGCCACTACTGAAGCCACTGCGGAATATGAAGCTGAAGACGAGGAAGAGGATGAGGATGAAGCTCCAGCTGATGAGGATGATGCAGTAGAATCTACAGAAGCCCCTCTGTTAGAAGCTGAAGAG CAGGAGGAAGATGATGAGGATGAGGAAGAGCAGGAGGTAGAAGAGTCTGTAGAGCCACCAATATCACAGTCGGCAGCACAAAGTGCTCCAGCTCAAGATGATAACGATGAAGATGATGATGAG gaCCAAGATAACAAAGATGATGAGGACGACGATGACGACTTTGAGTCCCTGGATCAGCAGTTTGAAAACGAACCCGAGGAATCGAAGCCAGCAAAGGCAGTAGATAGCCAGGAGCAGGATCAGAACCAGGACGATGGGGAGGAGCCCAAGGAAGAGGGCTCCTCTTGGTTGGCATCCC AGATAAAGCCGAAAGAAGCTGCAGCTGCTCCACCCGCGGAGAAAGAGGATCCTTTTGAGCAGGAGTTGCGCAAGGCCAACGAGGAGATGATTAGGGAG CTCAACAATCACTAA
- the LOC119550126 gene encoding probable inactive protein kinase DDB_G0270444 isoform X9: MSGDVQPRKRKDKRRKRDDDESSHGVHITKMGNEDLHLHVHHEHGTGGHWCAKIIFFALMAVLLGLVGLIIMENRGLEDLDTPLSESRFSKVFDGWVDEHRDEHDAHDVHEPSGEALDDHDDHDDHDDHEEEEEEPLSEELEEEPEEEEEEPTEEEEPEADEDEQEEDEEDEENNAGENITAEDAEEEDEDNEDEGTVEATVEATTEATTEATAEYEAEDEEEDEDEAPADEDDAVESTEAPLLEAEEQEEDDEDEEEQEVEESVEPPISQSAAQSAPAQDDNDEDDDEDQDNKDDEDDDDDFESLDQQFENEPEESKPAKAVDSQEQDQNQDDGEEPKEEGSSWLASLAVKFGVGVALALVSRLVLIRKSPNTNEDEPAPEAILRRRLTIATAEDHIPDDVEELPLLDDDEYSEEEIEIEEEIEVEISDIEEEEEARHDSDDNVASMANYVPETFEQLSAMYKLVQEHAKETKPEEKEKKEPEQPAGASDIYVEYEDGAIEDYEHEGDSEDEEITDEEDEISDVDDADLMNRLEAKYGRLPVKEFESDPDSDDPSWTRNY; the protein is encoded by the exons ATGTCGGGCGATGTGCAGCCGCGAAAGCGTAAGGATAAGCGCCGGAAACGCG ATGACGACGAATCTTCGCACGGCGTTCACATTACAAAGATGGGAAACGAAGATCTTCACCTGCACGTGCACCACGAACACGGGACCGGTGGTCATTGGTGTGCCAAGATCATATTCTTCGCTCTGATGGCGGTGTTACTGGGTTTGGTGGGTCTGATCATCATGGAGAACCGCGGACTGGAGGATC TGGACACTCCCTTATCGGAATCACGTTTCTCTAAAGTTTTTGATGGCTGGGTGGACGAACATCGGGATGAGCATGATGCCCATGATGTGCATGAACCCTCTGGTGAGGCTTTGGATGATCACGATGATCACGATGACCATGATGATCATGAAGAAGAAG AAGAAGAACCCCTATCAGAGGAATTAGAAGAAGAACCggaagaggaggaggaagagCCTACTGAGGAGGAGGAACCAGAGGCAGATGAAGATGAGCAGGAAGAAGATGAAGAAGATGAGGAGAACAATGCGGGCGAAAACATAACCGCCGAGGATGCAGAGGAAGAAGATGAGGATAACGAGGATGAGGGCACTGTGGAGGCCACTGTGGAAGCCACCACTGAAGCCACTACTGAAGCCACTGCGGAATATGAAGCTGAAGACGAGGAAGAGGATGAGGATGAAGCTCCAGCTGATGAGGATGATGCAGTAGAATCTACAGAAGCCCCTCTGTTAGAAGCTGAAGAG CAGGAGGAAGATGATGAGGATGAGGAAGAGCAGGAGGTAGAAGAGTCTGTAGAGCCACCAATATCACAGTCGGCAGCACAAAGTGCTCCAGCTCAAGATGATAACGATGAAGATGATGATGAG gaCCAAGATAACAAAGATGATGAGGACGACGATGACGACTTTGAGTCCCTGGATCAGCAGTTTGAAAACGAACCCGAGGAATCGAAGCCAGCAAAGGCAGTAGATAGCCAGGAGCAGGATCAGAACCAGGACGATGGGGAGGAGCCCAAGGAAGAGGGCTCCTCTTGGTTGGCATCCC TTGCCGTTAAATTTGGCGTTGGCGTTGCACTTGCCTTAGTTTCACGCCTTGTATTGATAAGGAAAAGTCCAAATACAA ACGAGGATGAGCCCGCTCCAGAGGCCATACTGAGGCGAAGATTGACGATTGCCACGGCCGAGGATCATATACCAGACGATGTGGAGGAGCTGCCCCTGCTGGACGACGATG AATACTCCGAGGAGGAAATCGAAATCGAAGAGGAGATCGAGGTGGAGATCAGCGACatcgaggaggaggaggaagccCGCCACGATAGCGATGACAATGTGGCCTCCATGGCCAACTATGTGCCCGAAACCTTTGAGCAACTGAGTGCCATGTACAAGTTGGTCCAGGAGCATGCTAAGGAAACCAAACCCGAGGAGAAGGAAAAAAAGGAGCCGGAACAGCCGGCTGGAGCTAGCGACATCTATGTGGAGTACGAGGACGGGGCGATTGAGGATTACGAGCATGAGGGGGATAGCGAGGATGAGGAGATCACCGACGAGGAGGACGAGATCTCCGACGTGGACGATGCCGATCTGATGAACCGGCTGGAGGCCAAATACGGCCGCCTGCCCGTCAAGGAGTTCGAAAGCGATCCGGACTCCGACGACCCCAGCTGGACACGTAATTACTAG
- the LOC119550126 gene encoding probable inactive protein kinase DDB_G0270444 isoform X10 — protein sequence MSGDVQPRKRKDKRRKRDDDESSHGVHITKMGNEDLHLHVHHEHGTGGHWCAKIIFFALMAVLLGLVGLIIMENRGLEDLDTPLSESRFSKVFDGWVDEHRDEHDAHDVHEPSGEALDDHDDHDDHDDHEEEEEEPLSEELEEEPEEEEEEPTEEEEPEADEDEQEEDEEDEENNAGENITAEDAEEEDEDNEDEGTVEATVEATTEATTEATAEYEAEDEEEDEDEAPADEDDAVESTEAPLLEAEEEEDDEDEEEQEVEESVEPPISQSAAQSAPAQDDNDEDDDEDQDNKDDEDDDDDFESLDQQFENEPEESKPAKAVDSQEQDQNQDDGEEPKEEGSSWLASLAVKFGVGVALALVSRLVLIRKSPNTNEDEPAPEAILRRRLTIATAEDHIPDDVEELPLLDDDEYSEEEIEIEEEIEVEISDIEEEEEARHDSDDNVASMANYVPETFEQLSAMYKLVQEHAKETKPEEKEKKEPEQPAGASDIYVEYEDGAIEDYEHEGDSEDEEITDEEDEISDVDDADLMNRLEAKYGRLPVKEFESDPDSDDPSWTRNY from the exons ATGTCGGGCGATGTGCAGCCGCGAAAGCGTAAGGATAAGCGCCGGAAACGCG ATGACGACGAATCTTCGCACGGCGTTCACATTACAAAGATGGGAAACGAAGATCTTCACCTGCACGTGCACCACGAACACGGGACCGGTGGTCATTGGTGTGCCAAGATCATATTCTTCGCTCTGATGGCGGTGTTACTGGGTTTGGTGGGTCTGATCATCATGGAGAACCGCGGACTGGAGGATC TGGACACTCCCTTATCGGAATCACGTTTCTCTAAAGTTTTTGATGGCTGGGTGGACGAACATCGGGATGAGCATGATGCCCATGATGTGCATGAACCCTCTGGTGAGGCTTTGGATGATCACGATGATCACGATGACCATGATGATCATGAAGAAGAAG AAGAAGAACCCCTATCAGAGGAATTAGAAGAAGAACCggaagaggaggaggaagagCCTACTGAGGAGGAGGAACCAGAGGCAGATGAAGATGAGCAGGAAGAAGATGAAGAAGATGAGGAGAACAATGCGGGCGAAAACATAACCGCCGAGGATGCAGAGGAAGAAGATGAGGATAACGAGGATGAGGGCACTGTGGAGGCCACTGTGGAAGCCACCACTGAAGCCACTACTGAAGCCACTGCGGAATATGAAGCTGAAGACGAGGAAGAGGATGAGGATGAAGCTCCAGCTGATGAGGATGATGCAGTAGAATCTACAGAAGCCCCTCTGTTAGAAGCTGAAGAG GAGGAAGATGATGAGGATGAGGAAGAGCAGGAGGTAGAAGAGTCTGTAGAGCCACCAATATCACAGTCGGCAGCACAAAGTGCTCCAGCTCAAGATGATAACGATGAAGATGATGATGAG gaCCAAGATAACAAAGATGATGAGGACGACGATGACGACTTTGAGTCCCTGGATCAGCAGTTTGAAAACGAACCCGAGGAATCGAAGCCAGCAAAGGCAGTAGATAGCCAGGAGCAGGATCAGAACCAGGACGATGGGGAGGAGCCCAAGGAAGAGGGCTCCTCTTGGTTGGCATCCC TTGCCGTTAAATTTGGCGTTGGCGTTGCACTTGCCTTAGTTTCACGCCTTGTATTGATAAGGAAAAGTCCAAATACAA ACGAGGATGAGCCCGCTCCAGAGGCCATACTGAGGCGAAGATTGACGATTGCCACGGCCGAGGATCATATACCAGACGATGTGGAGGAGCTGCCCCTGCTGGACGACGATG AATACTCCGAGGAGGAAATCGAAATCGAAGAGGAGATCGAGGTGGAGATCAGCGACatcgaggaggaggaggaagccCGCCACGATAGCGATGACAATGTGGCCTCCATGGCCAACTATGTGCCCGAAACCTTTGAGCAACTGAGTGCCATGTACAAGTTGGTCCAGGAGCATGCTAAGGAAACCAAACCCGAGGAGAAGGAAAAAAAGGAGCCGGAACAGCCGGCTGGAGCTAGCGACATCTATGTGGAGTACGAGGACGGGGCGATTGAGGATTACGAGCATGAGGGGGATAGCGAGGATGAGGAGATCACCGACGAGGAGGACGAGATCTCCGACGTGGACGATGCCGATCTGATGAACCGGCTGGAGGCCAAATACGGCCGCCTGCCCGTCAAGGAGTTCGAAAGCGATCCGGACTCCGACGACCCCAGCTGGACACGTAATTACTAG